One Verrucomicrobiales bacterium DNA window includes the following coding sequences:
- a CDS encoding efflux RND transporter permease subunit: MFLSRVSIQRPVLATMMNLALVLFGIIGLSRLPVRELPDIDPPIVSVTTVYPGANAQVVETEVTERLEEAINNIEGIKTLTSESREQVSSIVVEFNLSRDIDLAAQDVRDRVSRVRGALPLDIREPVVAKQDADANAIMWITLNSERYTPLQLTTLAERQIKPRFQTIAGVSSIIIGGEKRYAMRLWLDSGRMSAKGVTVLDVQRALRQQNIELPSGRVENLDREMTIQTLGEMKNAEEFNNLVVRTSGDTLIRLKDVGRAEDGAEDYRTQARANLKPCVFLGVVKQSKANTVSVAKGITAEIEALKPTLPTGVEIYAGYNESTYVEKAINEVWETLAIAFGLVLVIIFVFLQNLRATLIPSVAIPISIVGTFAILHLMGYSINILTMLALVLAIGVVVDDAIVVLEAIYRYIEKGMPPREAAFKAMEEISFAVIAITLSLVAVFLPLAFQTGQTGRLFVEFAVAIAGSVVLSAFVALTLSPAMAARMLKPIEAHHHGFLLRFFERTLTGMAKAYGGSLRFVLRHRFSMVLLTLGSFALMTIAYRSLDKDFLPEEDKGRLFCMMFTPNGSTSEFTDRQLQKMERMMAEIPEVDSFAAIVAPGMNGPGQANSGLIFVTLKEERDRTIQQIVNAAGGLRARFFSEVEGGIAIPNIPKAIGRNFGAPFELILQHQELDVLNQTANAIANQLRRMTNLQNVRVSFEVNKPELRLDIDRKRAAALGVNIDDISRTVQIMFGGLDLSRMKIGGKQYNVIAQLERQDRLTPQDLDQIYVRSASGELIQLSSLVTRTAGAAPNSINHYMRLRSASITASPVGLPLGTLVEQTETLLKTELPGDMLYAWGSEARDLRDANRDVWWILGLAGIIIYMTLAAQFESLLHPFTVMLALPLAGVGAFGLLWLLDFLGKTGVLPPIPAMNINLFSQVGLVLLVGLVTKNSILLVEYANQQVAKGSGSHEAMIEAGVVRLRPILMTAFSTIAGILPIAIGFGAGAESRRPMGVAVVGGMLTSTFLTLFVIPVVYTLFSDLGKRFRRKGNA; encoded by the coding sequence ATGTTCCTCTCCCGCGTCAGCATCCAACGGCCGGTCCTCGCGACGATGATGAATCTCGCGCTGGTGCTGTTTGGCATCATCGGCCTCTCGCGCCTGCCCGTCCGCGAGCTTCCCGACATCGATCCCCCGATCGTCAGCGTCACCACGGTCTACCCGGGTGCCAATGCGCAGGTGGTCGAGACCGAGGTCACTGAACGCCTCGAAGAAGCCATCAACAACATCGAAGGCATTAAGACTCTCACCAGCGAGAGCCGCGAGCAGGTCAGCAGCATTGTCGTGGAGTTCAACCTCTCCCGCGATATCGACCTCGCGGCCCAGGATGTGCGCGACCGGGTCAGCCGGGTGCGCGGCGCGCTGCCTCTCGACATCCGGGAGCCGGTCGTGGCCAAACAGGATGCCGACGCCAACGCCATCATGTGGATCACGCTCAACAGCGAGCGTTACACCCCGCTGCAGCTCACCACGCTCGCCGAACGCCAAATCAAGCCCAGGTTCCAAACCATCGCCGGAGTCTCCTCGATCATTATAGGCGGTGAAAAGCGCTACGCCATGCGGCTGTGGCTGGACTCCGGCCGCATGTCAGCCAAAGGGGTGACGGTGCTCGATGTGCAACGAGCCCTCCGGCAGCAGAACATCGAGCTACCTAGCGGACGCGTCGAAAACTTGGATCGCGAGATGACCATCCAAACCCTCGGCGAAATGAAAAACGCCGAAGAGTTCAACAACCTGGTGGTGCGCACGAGCGGGGACACCCTCATCCGCCTCAAGGATGTGGGTCGAGCCGAGGACGGCGCTGAGGACTATCGCACTCAAGCCCGCGCGAATCTGAAGCCGTGCGTGTTTCTGGGAGTGGTCAAACAGTCCAAAGCTAACACGGTATCCGTGGCCAAGGGCATCACGGCCGAGATCGAAGCGCTGAAGCCAACCTTGCCCACCGGGGTGGAAATCTATGCCGGCTATAATGAATCCACCTATGTCGAAAAGGCAATCAACGAGGTCTGGGAAACCCTCGCTATCGCCTTCGGACTGGTGCTGGTGATCATTTTCGTGTTTCTTCAAAATCTTCGCGCCACCCTGATTCCGTCGGTCGCCATCCCCATCTCGATCGTCGGGACTTTCGCCATCCTCCATTTGATGGGCTACTCCATCAACATTCTAACCATGCTGGCGCTCGTGCTGGCGATCGGGGTGGTGGTGGATGACGCCATCGTGGTGCTCGAAGCCATCTACCGCTACATCGAGAAGGGCATGCCTCCCCGGGAGGCCGCCTTCAAGGCCATGGAGGAAATCTCATTCGCCGTGATCGCCATCACGCTGTCCCTGGTGGCCGTGTTCCTCCCGCTGGCGTTTCAGACGGGCCAGACCGGACGCCTCTTCGTCGAGTTCGCCGTAGCGATCGCCGGGTCCGTCGTCCTGTCCGCCTTCGTCGCCCTGACCCTGTCTCCGGCCATGGCCGCCCGGATGCTTAAGCCCATCGAGGCCCATCACCACGGCTTCCTGCTCCGCTTCTTTGAGCGAACCCTGACCGGCATGGCCAAAGCCTATGGCGGCAGCCTGCGCTTCGTGCTGCGCCACCGCTTCTCCATGGTGCTTCTCACGCTCGGATCGTTCGCGCTCATGACCATCGCCTACCGATCACTGGACAAGGACTTCCTGCCGGAGGAGGACAAGGGTCGGCTGTTCTGCATGATGTTCACTCCCAATGGCTCAACCAGCGAATTTACCGACCGCCAGCTTCAGAAGATGGAGCGAATGATGGCCGAGATCCCTGAGGTCGACAGCTTTGCGGCGATCGTGGCCCCGGGGATGAATGGGCCGGGCCAGGCCAACTCCGGACTGATCTTTGTGACGCTTAAAGAGGAGCGCGATCGAACGATCCAGCAGATCGTCAACGCCGCCGGCGGCCTTCGCGCTCGGTTTTTCAGCGAAGTCGAAGGAGGCATCGCCATCCCCAACATCCCGAAGGCGATCGGACGGAACTTCGGCGCCCCGTTCGAGCTCATTCTCCAGCATCAAGAGCTGGATGTCTTGAACCAAACCGCCAACGCCATTGCCAACCAGCTGCGTCGGATGACCAATCTCCAGAACGTCCGGGTGTCCTTCGAAGTCAACAAGCCGGAGCTGCGATTGGATATCGATCGCAAACGCGCCGCCGCCCTGGGCGTCAATATCGACGACATTTCACGCACGGTTCAGATTATGTTCGGGGGGTTGGACTTGAGCCGGATGAAGATCGGCGGCAAGCAATACAACGTCATCGCGCAGCTGGAGCGCCAGGACCGCCTCACGCCCCAGGATCTCGACCAGATCTATGTGCGCAGCGCCAGCGGGGAGCTGATCCAACTCAGCAGCCTCGTGACCCGCACCGCCGGTGCCGCGCCCAACAGCATCAACCACTACATGCGCCTGCGCAGCGCCAGCATTACCGCGTCACCCGTCGGCCTCCCGCTGGGCACCCTGGTTGAACAAACCGAGACCTTGCTCAAGACCGAGCTGCCCGGCGACATGCTTTATGCTTGGGGTTCCGAGGCTCGGGATCTGCGCGATGCCAACCGAGATGTGTGGTGGATCCTCGGTCTGGCCGGAATCATCATCTACATGACTCTGGCCGCTCAGTTTGAGAGCCTCCTGCATCCTTTTACCGTGATGTTGGCACTCCCGCTGGCGGGAGTGGGAGCCTTCGGTTTGCTGTGGCTGTTGGACTTTTTGGGAAAGACGGGCGTGCTGCCGCCGATACCGGCCATGAATATCAACCTATTCAGCCAGGTGGGGCTCGTGCTGCTGGTGGGATTGGTTACCAAGAACTCCATCCTGCTGGTGGAATATGCCAACCAACAGGTGGCCAAAGGATCGGGCTCGCACGAAGCCATGATCGAGGCCGGGGTGGTCCGCCTGCGTCCCATTTTGATGACCGCGTTCTCCACCATCGCCGGCATTCTCCCCATCGCCATCGGCTTCGGAGCCGGCGCCGAAAGCCGCCGTCCCATGGGCGTAGCCGTCGTCGGGGGAATGTTGACCAGCACCTTTCTGACACTGTTCGTGATCCCCGTGGTTTACACGCTATTCAGCGATTTGGGTAAAAGGTTTCGCCGGAAGGGCAATGCCTGA
- a CDS encoding efflux RND transporter periplasmic adaptor subunit: MKPWIWNRPQAAVWGVVLAGMALSLTGTGCRKPAPTGAPAGGPPKGAFAIQVVAIETRLKPISESVGLVGSITANEFVQVKAEMDGTIKEIAFSEGQRVEKGQLLIAIDESRLETALNQAEANLKLSGATYERTRRLLGEKLVAPQEHDQAVATHAVNEATVALMRRNLKDARIVAPFTGIVGAREVSPGQVISQNTILTSLVDLDTVKVEVQVPERYLSQLQIGQPLKFTVAAFPGSIFEGSVYFISPQLDAGTRTALIKAKVPNDQGKLRGGMFASLELSLRLRDSALVIPEPALISNGDKVSVFVVDQEAKAQMRPVTVGLRLAGQAEIIKGLAAGDKVVVEGIQKLAPGMPVKMAPPEAALPYQKD, from the coding sequence ATGAAACCGTGGATTTGGAACCGGCCGCAAGCGGCTGTCTGGGGTGTTGTGCTGGCCGGTATGGCTCTGAGCCTGACCGGAACTGGATGCCGCAAGCCCGCCCCGACGGGAGCCCCGGCCGGGGGCCCGCCTAAGGGAGCCTTTGCCATCCAGGTAGTGGCCATCGAAACCAGACTGAAGCCGATCAGCGAGAGCGTCGGCCTCGTCGGTTCCATCACCGCGAACGAATTTGTCCAGGTCAAGGCGGAGATGGACGGAACCATCAAGGAGATCGCGTTCAGCGAGGGACAGCGCGTCGAGAAGGGTCAGCTATTGATCGCCATCGATGAAAGCCGTCTGGAAACCGCCCTCAATCAGGCTGAAGCCAATCTGAAGTTGAGCGGCGCCACATACGAAAGGACCCGCCGCCTCCTTGGCGAAAAGCTCGTCGCCCCGCAGGAGCATGACCAGGCCGTGGCCACTCACGCCGTGAACGAGGCGACCGTGGCGCTCATGCGCCGCAACCTGAAGGACGCTCGGATCGTGGCGCCGTTCACCGGCATCGTTGGCGCACGCGAGGTGAGCCCAGGCCAGGTCATCTCCCAAAACACGATCCTCACCTCGCTGGTTGACCTCGATACCGTCAAAGTGGAGGTCCAGGTTCCCGAACGATACCTGAGTCAGCTGCAGATCGGGCAGCCCCTGAAGTTCACCGTCGCGGCCTTTCCGGGTTCGATCTTCGAAGGAAGCGTCTATTTCATCTCCCCCCAACTCGACGCCGGCACCCGCACCGCCCTCATCAAGGCCAAGGTCCCCAATGACCAAGGCAAGCTGCGAGGTGGAATGTTCGCCAGCCTGGAGCTCAGTTTGCGGCTGCGAGACTCCGCGTTGGTCATCCCCGAGCCCGCCCTCATCAGCAATGGGGACAAGGTCAGCGTCTTCGTCGTGGATCAGGAAGCCAAAGCCCAGATGCGCCCGGTCACCGTAGGCCTCCGCCTCGCCGGCCAAGCCGAGATCATCAAAGGGTTGGCCGCCGGCGATAAGGTGGTGGTTGAAGGCATTCAAAAGCTAGCCCCCGGCATGCCGGTCAAAATGGCCCCGCCCGAGGCGGCCCTGCCCTACCAGAAAGACTAA
- a CDS encoding sugar phosphate isomerase/epimerase, producing MRIGINSFLFTSPFTNESTKLFKTFKKWGFDTVEIPIEDPSHIDPAHVKRELDKYGLACGSVCACMGGGRDLRGTPEQQKTGLDYMKKLIDQMVVLGCPSLIGPVYSEVGRADAVPPDEYKKQWATVVKHLKTLAKYAEKNGRQICLEPLNRFETDFINTCDQGLKMIKDVGSPALKLHLDTFHMNIEEKNQAAAIKKAGKHLAHFHACGSDRGTPGNDHIDWKPIAAALKSIKYKGDVVIESFTTDVKVIARAAAIWRRMEPTRDEIAVKGIKFLRKVL from the coding sequence ATGAGAATTGGCATTAACTCTTTTCTGTTCACCTCGCCGTTCACGAACGAGAGCACCAAGCTGTTTAAGACTTTCAAGAAATGGGGCTTCGACACGGTGGAGATCCCGATTGAGGATCCCTCGCACATTGATCCCGCACACGTGAAGCGGGAGTTGGACAAGTACGGTCTGGCCTGCGGATCCGTCTGCGCCTGCATGGGTGGCGGACGCGACTTACGTGGTACGCCGGAGCAGCAGAAGACGGGCTTGGATTACATGAAGAAGCTGATCGACCAGATGGTCGTCCTTGGCTGTCCTTCCCTCATTGGGCCGGTTTATTCCGAGGTTGGGCGTGCGGATGCCGTTCCCCCGGATGAGTATAAGAAGCAGTGGGCCACGGTAGTGAAGCATCTGAAGACGCTAGCCAAGTACGCAGAAAAGAATGGACGTCAAATTTGCCTCGAGCCCTTGAACCGTTTCGAGACCGACTTCATCAACACCTGCGACCAGGGTTTGAAGATGATCAAGGATGTGGGGAGTCCAGCCTTGAAGCTTCACCTCGACACGTTCCACATGAACATTGAGGAGAAGAACCAGGCGGCCGCCATCAAGAAGGCTGGAAAACACCTGGCGCATTTCCATGCGTGCGGAAGCGATCGCGGAACTCCCGGCAATGACCATATCGATTGGAAGCCCATCGCGGCCGCCCTCAAATCGATCAAATATAAAGGTGACGTCGTGATCGAATCCTTCACGACCGACGTGAAGGTGATCGCGCGTGCCGCCGCGATCTGGCGTCGTATGGAACCCACCCGCGATGAAATCGCGGTGAAGGGAATCAAGTTCCTGCGCAAAGTGCTCTAA
- the rsgA gene encoding ribosome small subunit-dependent GTPase A, with protein MTLEDIGWNAAFEAEFAPYREQGWKRARLIRDNKISYGAMVEDGEIREVVLGGKVYHDAETDAELPAVGDWVALGMEATDTEPTIRARLTRQTCLSRKAPGRSTEEQVIAANVNVVVVLTDAGPDFNLRRMERYFAIIGRSGSKAVVLVNKSDLFEEAQNRVAAEAIQSLNPDADVHITSVQQGRSLRVLKQYLKRGVTMAMLGSSGVGKSSVVNLLLGEESQWTDEVNATTGKGRHTTTDRELLVLPEGGMLIDNPGIREVHMWTDERTLRERFADINELATRCRFHDCKHGTDAGCAIREAIAAGALDAGRMAGFLKLDEEIEKLRRSRRKRQMIVEKRTRRGFHAKAHEFEDRRQSDHDD; from the coding sequence ATGACATTGGAAGACATTGGCTGGAACGCCGCGTTTGAAGCTGAGTTTGCGCCCTATCGCGAGCAGGGCTGGAAGCGGGCTCGATTGATCCGCGACAACAAGATTTCCTACGGGGCGATGGTGGAGGATGGAGAAATTCGCGAAGTGGTGCTGGGCGGAAAAGTCTATCATGACGCGGAAACCGACGCCGAACTTCCCGCCGTCGGTGATTGGGTGGCTTTGGGGATGGAAGCAACCGATACTGAACCCACGATCCGAGCCCGGTTGACCCGGCAAACCTGTCTCTCTCGCAAGGCCCCGGGGCGGAGCACGGAAGAGCAGGTGATTGCCGCCAACGTGAACGTGGTGGTGGTGCTCACCGATGCGGGTCCCGACTTCAATCTCAGGCGGATGGAGCGCTACTTTGCCATTATTGGGCGCAGCGGCTCGAAAGCCGTGGTGCTGGTCAATAAATCCGACTTGTTTGAGGAGGCGCAGAACCGCGTGGCGGCCGAGGCCATCCAGTCGTTGAACCCAGACGCGGATGTGCATATCACGAGCGTGCAACAGGGACGGAGCCTACGCGTATTGAAGCAGTACTTGAAGCGCGGCGTTACGATGGCCATGTTGGGCTCGAGTGGAGTCGGCAAGTCTTCGGTGGTTAATCTGCTCCTGGGTGAGGAGTCTCAATGGACTGACGAGGTGAACGCGACGACCGGCAAAGGGCGGCACACAACCACCGACCGTGAGCTGCTCGTGCTGCCGGAGGGTGGAATGCTGATCGACAATCCCGGAATTCGGGAGGTTCACATGTGGACCGATGAGCGAACCTTGCGTGAACGATTTGCGGACATCAATGAACTCGCGACCCGCTGTCGGTTTCATGATTGCAAGCACGGCACCGATGCAGGTTGCGCCATTCGGGAGGCTATCGCGGCGGGCGCACTGGATGCGGGCCGCATGGCGGGCTTTTTGAAACTTGATGAAGAGATTGAGAAGCTCCGCCGCAGCCGTCGCAAGCGTCAGATGATCGTGGAGAAGCGCACCCGCCGTGGGTTTCACGCGAAGGCCCACGAGTTTGAGGACCGCCGGCAGTCCGACCACGATGATTAA